The proteins below are encoded in one region of Kogia breviceps isolate mKogBre1 chromosome 8, mKogBre1 haplotype 1, whole genome shotgun sequence:
- the DNAJA1 gene encoding dnaJ homolog subfamily A member 1 — protein sequence MVKETTYYDVLGVKPNATQEELKKAYRKLALKYHPDKNPNEGEKFKQISQAYEVLSDAKKRELYDKGGEQAIKEGGAGGGFGSPMDIFDMFFGGGGRMQRERRGKNVVHQLTVTLEDLYNGATRKLALQKNVICDKCEGRGGKKGAVECCPNCRGTGMQIRIHQIGPGMVQQIQSVCMECQGHGERISPKDRCKSCNGRKIVREKKILEVHIDKGMKDGQKITFHGEGDQEPGLEPGDIIIVLDQKDHAVFTRRGEDLFMCMDIQLVEALCGFQKPISTLDNRTIVITSHPGQIVKHGDIKCVLNEGMPIYRRPYEKGRLIIEFKVNFPENGFLSPDKLSLLEKLLPERKEVEETDEMDQVELVDFDPNQERRRHYNGEAYEDDEHHPRGGVQCQTS from the exons ATGGTGAAAGAAACCACTTACTATGATGTTTTGGGGGTCAAACCCAATGCCACCCAAGAAGAATTGAAAAAGGCTTACAGGAAACTGGCTTTGAAGTACCACCCTGATAAGAATCCAAATGAAGGAGAGAAG TTTAAACAGATTTCTCAAGCTTACGAAGTGCTCTCTGATGCAAAGAAAAGGGAattatatgacaaaggaggagagCAGGCAATTAAAGAAGGTGGAGCAGGTGGCGGTTTTGGCTCCCCCATGGACATCTTTGATATGTTTTTTGGAGGAGGAGGCAGGatgcagagagaaaggagag GTAAAAATGTTGTGCATCAACTCACAGTAACCTTAGAAGATTTATATAATGGTGCAACAAGAAAGCTAGCTCTGCAAAAGAATGTGATTTGTGACAAATGTGAAG GCCGGGGTGGTAAGAAAGGAGCAGTAGAGTGCTGTCCCAATTGCCGAGGTACTGGAATGCAAATAAGAATTCATCAGATAGGACCTGGAATGGTTCAGCAAATTCAGTCTGTCTGCATGGAGTGCCAGGGCCATGGGGAGCGGATCAGTCCTAAAGATAGATGTAAAAGCTGCAATGGAAGAAAGATAGTTCGAGAGAAGAAAATTCTAGAAGTTCATATTGACAAAG GCATGAAAGATGGCCAGAAGATAACATTCCATGGTGAAGGAGACCAAGAACCAGGACTGGAGCCAGGAGATATTATCATTGTTTTAGATCAGAAGGACCATGCTGTTTTTACTCG ACGAGGAGAAGACCTTTTCATGTGTATGGACATACAGCTGGTTGAGGCATTATGTGGCTTCCAAAAGCCAATATCTACTCTTGACAACCGAACCATAGTCATCACTTCTCATCCAG GTCAGATTGTCAAGCATGGAGATATCAAGTGTGTGCTAAATGAAGGCATGCCAATTTATCGTAGACCATATGAAAAGGGTCGCCTAATCATTGAATTTAAG GTAAACTTTCCTGAGAATGGCTTTCTCTCCCCGGATAAACTCTCTTTGCTGGAAAAACTCCTACCTGAGAGGAAGGAAGTAGAAGAGACTGATGAAATGGACCAGGTAGAACTAGTGGACTTTGATCCAAATCAGGAAAGACGGCGCCATTACAATGGAGAAGCATATGAGGATGATGAACATCATCCTCGGGGTGGTGTTCAGTGTCAGACCTCCTAA